The Desulfococcus multivorans DNA window CTCCTCGAGCACCGTTCGGCTGTCCACCAGGCTCTGGACATTGGTCTGCTCAAAAAAGCCTTTGGTAATGTTGGGGTTGTATACGATCTGGCCTTTATCCGGATCGATCACGCCTGCGAGCAATTTGATGAGAGTGGTTTTTCCCTTTCCGTTTTTGCCCACGATACAGATTCGATCGCCCGGCGCTGCCTGAAAGTTCAAGCCGCGGATGAGGGGCGAGCCTCCAGGATAGGAAAAGGTGAGGTTCTCCACGGTCATGACGTGTTTGCCCCGGAAGGGCTTGCTCCTGAAAGAGAACTCCAGATTCCTGATCTCCTCGAGCCTGTTTCGTTTTTCCATTTTCTCGAGGGTCTTGATACGGGACTGGACCATATTGGCCAGTCGGGCCTTGGCCCTGAATCGGCTGATGAAGAGCTCGATTTCCTTCTGGCGGCGTTCGTCGTTGATCCGCGTTTTTTCGTAGACCTCTTCATCCTGGGCGATCTGGGCGTAGAGTTGGCCGGTGTCTCCGGCAATCTTGCGGATTTTTTTCCGATGGATGGCCATGGTGTGGGTGATCACCTTGTCCATGAATCCCCGATCATGGGTGATCAGAAGCAGTTCCCGGGGCCAGGCCTGAAGGAATTGCTCGATCCAGCGAATGGATGTGATGTCGAGATAATTGGTCGGCTCGTCCAGTAAAAGCAGGTCCGGATCGGAAACCAGGACCTTGGCCAGGTTGAGGCGTACCTGATATCCTCCGGAAAACGCATTCGGGTTCCGGTGCATATCCGCCTCTGAAAAGCCAAGCCCCGACAGGACCTTTTCCACCTTCCAGTGATGATCCCGTTCGGATTCGGTCAATCCCCGCATCCCTTCCTTGAGAACGGTATCCTCGGTGAACCGGATATGCTGCTCGACGTAGCCGATGCGGTAGTTCTTGGGGATCACGATCTCGCCGTCGTCCGGCACTTCCTCGCCGATGATGAGACGGAAAAGGGTGGTCTTGCCGTGGCCGTTCCGCCCCACGAGTCCGACCCGTTCCCGCGGATTCAATTTAACGCCGGCCTCCTCGAACAGGGTCTGTGCCCCGAAGCTTTTGGATATATTTTCAAAACTGATCATAATGTTCTGCTCTGAGGCATTCAGTCAAACGCATTTTCCGGAACGCCTTATCCGGATAAGATCGTCGATTCCGCCGTCCATCCGTTACGGCCCTGACAGCCGGAGGCTTTTCCTTTTCAGATAACCTGTTCAACTTTCATAGGCCCGGCATCTCTATCCGGTCACCATCATATAGTCGAGAGTTGAGTAATCTACTCAACTCTCGGTGTTTATACGCCGGTGCCGGCAGGGACATCGGCTGAAGGCTGATGGGGTACGTCTGCGGCAAAAGGGCGCTTATCCCCCCTTCAGTCTTCAGTCGGTAACCGCTACAGAAGCTGAAAGTTGGATAACCAATAATAATAAAGCCGTATTTGCCCTTTGTAAACAGAAAAGAAGGTTGCTTCCGGTCGACATTCCTGGACTCCGCGGACAATCCGATTGGTTCAGGGAGCGGTCCGTTCCCAGAGGGCGTCTCGGAGGCCGGAGGTGCGTTGGATCCGATGGGCCGCCGCCTTGAGCAGTATGGGCTGCAAGCCCCAGATCTCCACGCAGTGGACCGCTCGGGTGACGCCCGTGTACAGAAGTTCTCGGGTCATTACGGGTGAATCCTGGCTTGGCAGGATCAACAAGACCTGGTTGAACTCGGATCCCTGGCTTTTGTGAACGGTCATGGCATATACGGTTTCATGCTCTGGGAGACGGAGAGGGGAAAAGGATCGGAATTTCCCCTTGCCGTCCGGGAACCAGACGCGGACGCGTCCGGCCGAATCCGTCATGGTGATTCCCACGTCGCCGTTATAGAGTCGGAGGGCATAGTCGTTCCGGATGACCATCACCGGGCGACCCGGATACCAGGGCACTGAGGATTGTATGAGGCCTTCCGACCCGAGGATGGCCTCGACGATCTCGTTCAGGCGGACGACGCCGAACGGCCCTTGACGAAGCGCCCCCAGAATCCGGAAACGATCGAAAGCCTGGAAAGCGGAAGCCGGATCGTCGAGGTGCTTCAGATAGGCTCCGAACTGAGAGACCACGGTCTTGCGGACGGCACGGGGCAGGTCTTCCGCCCGGGGAATCGTCCGCCATTGGACATCCGGGTATGCGTCGGATGCCAGCACTTCAAGGGCACCATCGCCGTCGCCGGCGTTGATCCGGCGGCTGAGCCGCCCGATGCCGCTGTCTTCATCAAAGCGATAGCTTTTTTGCAGCAGAATGACGCCGTCTGAAAGCTGCGGGGCATCGGATTCGTTCCCGTCATCAAGGGGGCAGGTCAGGGCTTCTTGGGTTATCTCACCCAGGATCCGGCAGAAGGACTCTGAAAAATGGTGAAAATTGCCCGTGTCGCAGATGTCGCCGAGAACGGCGCCGGCCTCCACCGATGCCAACTGATCCCGATCACCCAGGAGGATGAGGCGGGCTTGGGGTGGAACGGCCTGGATGAGTTTGGCCATGAGCGCGACGTCGATCATGGAGGCTTCGTCCACGACCACCAGATCCACCGGAAGGGGCTGGTCGGCGTTGTGTCTGAAATAAGGGGTGTCGGGCAGGCTCCCCAGGAGGCGGTGAAGGGTACTGACCGATTCGGGAATGGCGTCCCGAAGCGGGCTGTCGATCCGCGCTTTTTCCCGGTTGACGGCCTCCCTGAGCCTGGCGGCCGCTTTTCCCGTCGGGGCCGCCAGGGCGATCCTGAAAGAAACTGTGCCCGCCTGTTCGAGAAGCAGTGCTAAAATTTTAGCTACCGTCGTCGTTTTTCCTGTGCCGGGGCCGCCGGAGATAACGGAAAAACGGCGGGTGACGGCCGCGAAGGCGGCCACTCTCTGCCAGTCGGTTTCATCTGTTTCCGCGCCGGCTGGGGATGGAAAGAGGCGTGACATTCCCTTGGAGAGCCGCGGCATGTCGAGATCCGTGAGCGTGGTTTCCACGCGCTTTCGGATTTCCTTTGCAATCAAAGTCTGGTATTCCCAGTACCGATGCAGGTATAGCCGAAGGCGATCGTCCAGGATCAGAGGGGCGAGTTCCGTGGGGCTGCCGACGGTGGGGCTTTGCCTCAACTTGTCCGCCCAGGAAAGCGGTTGGGGAAGGGTGATTCCCGCCGCCGCGAGTTCGCTTGCGGGAATCTCTTTCGCGGCCGAGGCCAGATCGAGACAGATGTGCCCCATCCGTTGGTTTCGACTGAGGAGTGCCGCTGCCAGGTAAACCTCCGGAGAAGCGCCGTCGTCGATTCGTCCGATGAAACGGGCGAAATGAATATCCAGACGGGAGAAGAGACCGGTCCCTTCGAGATATGGGCGTGGTTTAACTGTCATGGATCAGGGCACTTAACAAATATTGAACCCAAACGCAACCGCATATCTGTGCGGATCGTGACGTGAGGACGGCCCGGCCGTGATCGGAACAGCCCTTCAGACGAATGAAAAAGCCGGAGGGGAGGAGCGAGAGATGTATCCGGCTTCTCCCCCGGGTTCTGGCGGGATTGGGCACAGGTGTGCCGGTAATCATGTGAAATTTCTGATCATGCTGTCATTGGGAATATAGGTTCGATAGGGCAGGTCCGTCTCTCTGGCGATATAGGCCGGGGCTGCAATGCCGGACTCGAACTGTGCGTAGTTCACGAAGGTTCGGCCGTCGATGCGTACCTTCATTCCCGGTTGGGGGCGCTTGATGGGTACGATGACATGGCTTTGGCCATACTGCTCATAGATATCGTCGTAACCGAGACGTGAAGCCCATTTCCCGATATCGACCTCGATGTAGAACCGCGAGCCTTCGACGATATCCGACTTGAAATCCTCAGCGATTTTCAGCAGCGTTTCTTGAAGATGCCTGTTCATGGTTTTTCTCCTCTGGTTCGTGACGGGTTCGCTTCAATATTTAGTGATTGTTGCGGATTGTTTTTTTCCCTCGACGACAAAGTTGCCCGAGTACCGCTCCGTCACGTCTTTTTCAACGCAGTCCGCCACGGGGCTTTGCGGTATGGCCGCATCCGGAGACACCGGGCATAGGTAATCCTCGCCGTTTTTATCCTTCACCGGTCTATAGATGTCCGTGTTCATGATGACCACCTCTTTTTAAGGTTGTGCGTAATTGCCGGGATGCGATTCTGGTCGCTTGAGTAAATAATAATACCGCTATCGCCCTGTTACAAAGACAGGTGAAGAAGGTTATTTTGAGGGGTCAAAACTGCTAATTGACGAAACCGCGACGAGAGACTTTCCGGAAGACCCGATCGCGTTCCATGTGATTCGCTTTCCAGTTTTTCCGGTAATATTTCGCAGCGGCGATCCGAAGAAAGTGTTAGGGGTTCAATGAACCATGGCACTGCTCCAACGCCCGTCAAAATCGGCACTGGTATCTATCGGGAAACCACCGTCGCGGTATAACAGGAAAAGATAAGCAATCGACGGCGCCGGAGAGGGCTCGACTTCCCATCTATAGACGCCGCATGGCGTGTTGACATCACAGGATTGAAGTGAGAAAGGGCTTCGGCATGAATGCGAAGCAAACGCGTTTGGTCTGTATCGTCGCGGTCGCGATCGTCTTCATGATTCTTTTTCCGCCCTACGATATCTACATGTTTTCATATCCAGGGGCCGAGTATCATCACGATTTCGGCTATGCCTTCATCGCCCGGCTGCCCGAGAAAGGCAGCGTGCAGGCGCGAATAAACACCCCGGCACTTTGTATTCAGATTGCCTGTTTCCTGGTGGTGGGGGGCATGCTGTGGTTCGAGTTCAGAAAACGTTGACGGTTCCGAAAAAGTCCTGCAGGGCTGTTGAGGATATCTTCCGGTATAACGGCTGAGTGCCGGCAGACCGAGATCCTGCGGATGCTGATGTCCTGATCCATGACGTTTTTCGGAACCGTCTGAAAAACGAGTTGCGATATTATCCAGCCTCCTCGCGAAAACAAAGCGACGGACATTTTTTTTCACAGGACGCACACACCGGAATGAAAGCCTCATTCTCTTCAATGAACCGCCATCCGTGCTCGATCATGGTGATCCTGGCGTTCACCGGTGCCTCCCCGTCGGCGGAACCGATCTTTCCGCATATTTTACACGTGAAATCATACCCCCAGAAGCGGGGGTTGAATTTGATGAATTTATTCTCCATTATTAATCCCGTCAGATAGAAGATCCGATTGAACTCAAAACCTGTTCTGATCCCCCATACAGGAGGACCCATTAAAACATCAACCGATTGGAACGGCAAGGCATAACCGGACGGTAAACTGATCAGGCCTCTTCTTCATCCTCACGAATCGGAATGCTGACAACAGGTACGGTAGAATTCTTGACCACCTTCTCCGTGACGCTGCCGAAGGGAAAATCACCTTTGGTGCCCCGGGTCGCCATCACAACCATGTCTACCGATTCTTTCTTGATGAAATCAAGGATCTTCCGGGCGGGATCGCCGATGTCGACGTGCCGGATGTACAGCGGGCAGCCCTCCAGATATTTGCTGCAGATCTGCTCGAGCCTTTCGTTGGCGGATTTTTTAGCGCGGTCGATCAATTTTTCAACGTGCTCCTTTTCGAAGACACCGTACCATGGCTCATGATGAGCAGTGTCTTCGATAACATAGAGCACGTGAATTTCGGCGTCATATTTTTGCGTGAGGGATTTGACGTGGGGAAGCGCTTTTTCCGCGCTTCTGGAAAAGTCGGTAGGCCAGAGAATTTTTTTGATCTCCATAGGTCATATCTCCTTGGGTAATGGTTTTGGGATTTTGAGCGGCCACAAAGATAACCAAAATGTAACTATTCTTGTTTCGATGTAAAGTGAGATCCGAATAAATCCCTGTCATACGGCCTGAAACGGTGATGCCGTTTCGGTATCCAGACGAGATAGGGCGTTCGAAAGGAAAACCATGTGTGACAACGGGATGTGGAGCGGACAATTCGACTTACGGGAGCATCACGGGTTTTGAGATGAATACAAAACTTTTACATATTTGTTTGAGTTATTGAAATAAAAAGAAATTCTTTCGAATAGGCTGGGCCTCCACGAAAGCTCGTCTTTACGCCGGACGGCATGTTTGACATATAAAGGATGCGGCGATATTCCCGGCTGCTGCGCCGGGGAGGCGATCGTCGATGCATCGTGGACGACAATCTCTAACAAGGGCAGTACAACATAAATATGAAAAATTTTAAAGAATTACCCAAGATCATTCAAGGCGGGATGGGGATCGCCGTGTCGGATTGGCGGTTGGCCAGAGCCGTTTCCAAACTGGGGCAGATGGGCGTCGTCTCCGGTACCGCCATCGATACGGTGGTGGCGCGGCGCCTTCAACTGGGCGATACGGGTGGGAACATTCGGCGGGCTTTGTCTCATTTCCCTTGGCCGGATATGGCTCGGCGGTTTTTGGATGCTTTTTACGTTGCCGGCGGAAAATCACCCGGCAAGCCCTTCAAACTGCTTCCGCGAACCACTGTTCGAATGGAGCGGTTCGTGATGGAAACCATGATCGTCGCCAATTTTGTCGAGGTGTTCCTGGCCAAGGAGGACCATGACGGGGTGGTGGGGATCAACTATCTCGAAAAGGTCCAACTGCCCACCCTGCCGTCCCTGTTCGGCGCGATACTGGCCGGCGTCGACGTAGTACTCATGGGGGCCGGCATTCCATTGTCCATTCCCGGAATACTCGATCGACTTTCGGCGTGGCAATCGGCCACGCTCAAGCTCCACGTCGAAAACAACCCCGAACACATCCAGTTTTCCCATGCATTCGATCCTGAAACCTTTCGGGAAGGAGCGATTTTCCCTTTGAAGCGTCCCCGGTTCCTGGCCATTGTTTCGTCGGACATCATCGCCAAAACCATGATTCGAAAAGCCACCGGAACGGTCGACGGGTTTGTCGTGGAGAACCATACCGCGGGCGGACACAACGCACCACCGCGCAGAACGCCGAAGCCCAAAGGTGATACGGCGTCCGCATACGGCCCAAAGGACGCTCCCAATATCGATCGGATCAAGGCACTCGAAAAGCCGTTCTGGCTGGCCGGCGGTTACGCCTCTCCGGGAAAATTGAAATCGGCCCTGGACTCCGGGGCCAACGGCGTCCAGATTGGGACGGTCTTCGCCTATTGTGAGGAATCGGGCATCATGCCCGACATCCGAAAGGCTGTCATCGACAGACTGCTTACCGAGGGCGTCGACATTTTGACCGATTTTCAGGCCTCGCCTACGGGATATCCATTCAAGTTGCTTGATTTAAAAGGGTATCCGGCAACCATTGACGCCGTCAAGTGCAGGAACCGTGTTTGCGATCTCGGTTATCTGCAACAGCTTGTCTTTAACGGAGAAGACGGGATCCAATACCGATGTCCCGGGGAGCCGGTAAACGCCTTCATCAGTAAAGGGGGCACCGAGGTCGACACGGTCGGTAAGATGTGCCTGTGCAATGGGCTTATGGCCACTGTCGGACTTGGGCAGGTGCGCGGGAGCGATCGGGAACTGCCGATTATCACGGCCGGTGAAGACTTTTCTGCGGTAATGACGATCGCAGGTTGTCTGGGGCGGGAATACAGCGCCAAAGACGTCATCGACTACATGTTTTCCCGACTTGTCCCGGTGCGTCCGCCCATCTCCCGGCAATCGGAAACACAATTTGACTTCAACCCATCCGAGGCCTTCGCCTGCGACGCGCCCTTGCTGAGAGCGCAGGTGTGATCCGTGATTCACGACGTCGGAATGCTGGAGCGTGCGATCGACGAGCTTGTCTCAGCATTGGCACCGCTCCGGTTCGACCCGCCTGTAGCCTACGTTTACAACCCTCTCATCTATGCCGGCGAAGGATATCGCCGGTATGTCCGGAAATTCGGCCGGGCGCCCAGGGAGATTCTGTTGGTGGGGATGAATCCCGGCCCCTGGGGAATGGCCCAGACGGGTGTCCCTTTTGGCGAGGTGGCGGCGGTGAAGGAATGGATGGGGATCGAAGCGCCGGTGAAAAAGCCTGTCGCCGTTCACCCCCGAAAGCCGGTGGAGGGGTTTGCGTGCCCAAAAAGTGAAGCGAGCGGTCGAAGACTCTGGGGATGGGCCAGAGATCGGTTTGGCGACCCCGCCGCTTTTTTTGCCCGATTTTTTGTCGTCAACTATTGCCCGCTCATGTTTCTGGACGCAGAGGGACGGAACCGGACCCCCGACAAACTCAAGAAAGGCGAACGAGTCCCGCTTTTTACAGCCTGTGATGCCGCGCTTCGTGCCGCTGTTCTGCATTTCAGGCCACGATGGGTGATCGGCGTCGGCGTGTTCGCGGAGGCCAGAGCGAGGGCGGCTCTTTCAGGTTTTGAGGCGAGCATTGGCAGAATAACCCATCCCAGCCCCGCCAACCCTCGGGCGAATCGGGATTGGGTCGGCACGATCGAGGCGGAACTGATGATAGTGGGAATCGAGATTTGACGGTGTTGTAAAATCAACCGTCATCCGAAGCGATATCCGTGAAGAGCCTATCCAGATCCTCGATGAGCGCTGCGGCGGGCCGATCCTTGAACATTCCGAATGCGGGATTGACCTCCGGATCGACACCCCGCACGAACAGGTAGCGGACACCCCCGAAATGGACGGCAGGATCGTATCCGGGTACCCGATGTCTCAAATACCGGTGGAGGGCCAGGGCGTAGAGATGGTACTGCAGGGTGTAAAAGGCATCGGTCATGATCGTCTCGAGAATCTCAGGGCTGTAGTCTTTCGGCTGGTCTCCCAAGTGGTTCGATTTCCAGTCAACGATATAGAAGCGGCCGCGGTGTTCGAAAACCAGATCGATGAATCCTTTCATCATCCCGCGGGTCCTTGAAACGGTAAGCTGTCCGATCCGTTCGGGGAAATTTCCCGACGGTCCGGTGATGCCGTGCGCGGCAAACACCGCCGCCAGCCGACGACCGCTCAGGGCGGGGGCTGGAAAATAAAAAGCCATCTCGTTGATGCGGCGCTTCGGAGTGACGGCTGAAAGGCTGAGGATGACATCCTTTCCATGATCTTCGTCGGGACACCCTTCCTTCGCCGCGTCAAGGTCGACCTTCATTACCTTTCGGATCATTCCGGCGACGGCGGGAATCCATGCGGCGTCAAAGCGGTATTTCCGCAAGATATCGTGAATCAGCGGCGTCAGGTCTCTTTCGTCGGTGCGGGTGAAATCGAGGTGCTCGAAAATTTCATGGAGGCAGGTGCCGGCCCGGGCGCCTCGAGGGAAGGCAAAGATGTCCTTGCCGTCATGGATCGTTGACGGATTCACCGCCGATGCCGCGGCTGTCTCATCGACCGCGGTGAAGTCGTCGTGGTCGGCCAGTTCCGCCGGGTCATTCAGACCGCCGGCAACGGTCGGTCGTTCCGAGCCGATCGAAACAATGGAAGAGAAGCTGGATACGCCGAAGTCGAAGGGAATGCGTCCACTGAACCGTCGGGCATCGAGGGGGATGCTTTTTTCGTCGCGTGAGGGCTGTCTCACCCCGATGTGTCGGGGCGTCCGCTCGATCCGGATGGTGCCGCCGGAGCGTCGTTCAAGGTCGGTAAGGTTTTTTTCCCACCCGGCATCGTCCATTATTGCGAGACGCTCTTCCAGCCTTTCCAGTGGATCGTCCGTATCGATCGGGCCTGCATCTCCACGGAGAAGATAGGCCGGGGCCGGAATTTCCGCTGCGTTGACGGGGCCCCAGGCGAAAATGCAACGGTGTTTGGCGCGTGTCAGCGCAACATAGAGCAACCGGAGGTTTTCGGCCAGAATCTCTTTGTCCGCCATCCGGCGGTGGCGAGACATGTTGCCGGAGCCCAGGTCAAGGGTCAGTTGCCGCCCGCTGTCCTCGTTGTGGAACAGAATGCCGTGGTCCGTGTCGTTCCATCGGGACCCAACCCAGACAAACGGGCAGAAGACCAACCCATACTCCAGGCCTTTGCTCTTGTGGATCGTTACCAGTTTTACGGCGTTTTCATCACTTTCCAGTCTAAGCGGGTGTTCCTCGGATCGGTGATCGACGTTGAATCGTTGCTCGGAAAGCCAGGCGGTAAGCCGTGACGGCGACATGTTCCGCGAAAGGCTTGCCTGGTGTAGCAGCTCGCTCAGGTGGCGGATGTTGGTGCAGCGCCTTTCGCCGTCGGGCAGACGCATCAAACGGGACAAAACGCCTTCTTCCGCCAGAAAGGCCTTGAACATCCGAATAAACCCGCGTTCCCGCCAGAGGCGGTGATAATGATCAAACCGCGTCAAACGGGTCTCCCATTCGTCTTCGTCCAGAACCCCTCCGGCCAGTTCCTCCCCGTTGACCCCCATCATGTCGGAAACCAGGGCCGCACGAACCCGGGCGTCGTTTCGAGGCTCGACCAGTGCAGCCAGAATCCGTGCCGTTTCGGCCGCTTCATGGGTATCGAAAATATCCCCGGTGTTGTAGAGGACGGCAGGAATGCCCAGGGCCGTCAAGCTTTCATGTACCGCAGCCGCTTCACGGTTGGTCCGGACCAGTACCGCGATATCTCCTGCCCGGACCGGGTTTCCCTGGAGCCGGGCACGCCCCTGCCCCCCCAGGTCGAGAAGTCGGGAAATTTCGGTCGCCGTCGCCCGGATGACCTCTTGTCGGGCATCGCCTTTTCCGGACTGCTCCAAACGCCAAACAGTGAGCGGAGGAAGCTTTTCGCCGTCGATGCTGAGTCCCGGGGCACCGGATTTGTTCTCGGAGGCTCCGGCAGGGCCAAAAGGGATCTCGCCATAGACAAAAGCTTGTGGGCAGCTGCTGAACACAGTGTTGACCGCGGTAACGAGGCCGGGATCGGAGCGCCAGTTGGTGAGAAGCGTGTATCGGGCTGCAGCGGATCGGGCGGCGGCCATGTAGGCAAAGATATCGGCGCCGCGGAAGCTGTAAATGGCCTGTTTAGGATCGCCGATCAGAAACAGACGGTGGCCGGGGGTGTCGAAAAGGGTTTTGAAAATATGATATTGAACCGGATCCGTGTCCTGGAATTCGTCGATGAGAGCAGCCTGGTAGCGTCCCCGGATGCGTTCCGCCAATAGGCTGCCTCCCGGGGTTTTGAGGGCTTCACTCATGTTCTGAAGCAGATCGTCGAAGGACTGGCGGTTGCTCTCCCGCATTCGCTCCCGGATTCTTTTGCCGGCGTAGGTAATCAGTTCCCGCTTGAGGTGAACGAGTTTTTGGGCGTAAAGCGCGTTGAGAGCGTCGCAGGCTTGCTTGAATTCGTCGCACAAGCGAAAGAATGGATGATCTGGAGAGGCGGCGGATTTTTTGGTGCCTTTCGTCAGCCCCGACCGTGTGAATTTATCGAATTTTTCGGGCGGTATCGGATGGGGCGTTGCCCG harbors:
- a CDS encoding ATP-binding cassette domain-containing protein, with the translated sequence MISFENISKSFGAQTLFEEAGVKLNPRERVGLVGRNGHGKTTLFRLIIGEEVPDDGEIVIPKNYRIGYVEQHIRFTEDTVLKEGMRGLTESERDHHWKVEKVLSGLGFSEADMHRNPNAFSGGYQVRLNLAKVLVSDPDLLLLDEPTNYLDITSIRWIEQFLQAWPRELLLITHDRGFMDKVITHTMAIHRKKIRKIAGDTGQLYAQIAQDEEVYEKTRINDERRQKEIELFISRFRAKARLANMVQSRIKTLEKMEKRNRLEEIRNLEFSFRSKPFRGKHVMTVENLTFSYPGGSPLIRGLNFQAAPGDRICIVGKNGKGKTTLIKLLAGVIDPDKGQIVYNPNITKGFFEQTNVQSLVDSRTVLEEILYADEGIDQQKARNICGAMMFEGDDALKRVAVLSGGEKSRVMLGKLLATPVNLLLLDEPTNHLDMESCDSLLAALDDFDGVVIMVTHNEMFLHTLARRLIVFQDDTVTLFEGSYARFLEKGGWREESGGGKASDVPRDKLPARSGESKEGNPGTRHDKKALRRLRSEILTERGKILKPIEKRIADAEDAIDGHEKELETLNREMQSASENSDGTRIVALSQAIHAAETAIEARFNDLEVLAAHLEEETARFDRKLAQIDEGVEI
- a CDS encoding universal stress protein, translated to MEIKKILWPTDFSRSAEKALPHVKSLTQKYDAEIHVLYVIEDTAHHEPWYGVFEKEHVEKLIDRAKKSANERLEQICSKYLEGCPLYIRHVDIGDPARKILDFIKKESVDMVVMATRGTKGDFPFGSVTEKVVKNSTVPVVSIPIREDEEEA
- a CDS encoding nitronate monooxygenase, which produces MKNFKELPKIIQGGMGIAVSDWRLARAVSKLGQMGVVSGTAIDTVVARRLQLGDTGGNIRRALSHFPWPDMARRFLDAFYVAGGKSPGKPFKLLPRTTVRMERFVMETMIVANFVEVFLAKEDHDGVVGINYLEKVQLPTLPSLFGAILAGVDVVLMGAGIPLSIPGILDRLSAWQSATLKLHVENNPEHIQFSHAFDPETFREGAIFPLKRPRFLAIVSSDIIAKTMIRKATGTVDGFVVENHTAGGHNAPPRRTPKPKGDTASAYGPKDAPNIDRIKALEKPFWLAGGYASPGKLKSALDSGANGVQIGTVFAYCEESGIMPDIRKAVIDRLLTEGVDILTDFQASPTGYPFKLLDLKGYPATIDAVKCRNRVCDLGYLQQLVFNGEDGIQYRCPGEPVNAFISKGGTEVDTVGKMCLCNGLMATVGLGQVRGSDRELPIITAGEDFSAVMTIAGCLGREYSAKDVIDYMFSRLVPVRPPISRQSETQFDFNPSEAFACDAPLLRAQV
- the recB gene encoding exodeoxyribonuclease V subunit beta, which translates into the protein MNTDEAPETLPPPFDLPESPLVGTTLIEAGAGTGKTYTITGIVLRLIVEQKIPISRILAVTFTEAATEELKGRIRDRLKFALGVLRGEAMGDRLLERLAEKWDHRSKSGSAEAIQALKEAVRDFDEAAIFTIHGFCNRMLRENAFESGALFDTELTADQDGIRRAVVEDFWRTRLYTADPIFVRYVLAKTNPEALFALLSSRHIQPDIAVIPVGETPDTRIAEAAFQKGYASLQKTWASCKEEIVEILLNAPGLHRGIYKTALIPVWTDILERYLRRATPHPIPPEKFDKFTRSGLTKGTKKSAASPDHPFFRLCDEFKQACDALNALYAQKLVHLKRELITYAGKRIRERMRESNRQSFDDLLQNMSEALKTPGGSLLAERIRGRYQAALIDEFQDTDPVQYHIFKTLFDTPGHRLFLIGDPKQAIYSFRGADIFAYMAAARSAAARYTLLTNWRSDPGLVTAVNTVFSSCPQAFVYGEIPFGPAGASENKSGAPGLSIDGEKLPPLTVWRLEQSGKGDARQEVIRATATEISRLLDLGGQGRARLQGNPVRAGDIAVLVRTNREAAAVHESLTALGIPAVLYNTGDIFDTHEAAETARILAALVEPRNDARVRAALVSDMMGVNGEELAGGVLDEDEWETRLTRFDHYHRLWRERGFIRMFKAFLAEEGVLSRLMRLPDGERRCTNIRHLSELLHQASLSRNMSPSRLTAWLSEQRFNVDHRSEEHPLRLESDENAVKLVTIHKSKGLEYGLVFCPFVWVGSRWNDTDHGILFHNEDSGRQLTLDLGSGNMSRHRRMADKEILAENLRLLYVALTRAKHRCIFAWGPVNAAEIPAPAYLLRGDAGPIDTDDPLERLEERLAIMDDAGWEKNLTDLERRSGGTIRIERTPRHIGVRQPSRDEKSIPLDARRFSGRIPFDFGVSSFSSIVSIGSERPTVAGGLNDPAELADHDDFTAVDETAAASAVNPSTIHDGKDIFAFPRGARAGTCLHEIFEHLDFTRTDERDLTPLIHDILRKYRFDAAWIPAVAGMIRKVMKVDLDAAKEGCPDEDHGKDVILSLSAVTPKRRINEMAFYFPAPALSGRRLAAVFAAHGITGPSGNFPERIGQLTVSRTRGMMKGFIDLVFEHRGRFYIVDWKSNHLGDQPKDYSPEILETIMTDAFYTLQYHLYALALHRYLRHRVPGYDPAVHFGGVRYLFVRGVDPEVNPAFGMFKDRPAAALIEDLDRLFTDIASDDG
- a CDS encoding uracil-DNA glycosylase family protein, with the protein product MIHDVGMLERAIDELVSALAPLRFDPPVAYVYNPLIYAGEGYRRYVRKFGRAPREILLVGMNPGPWGMAQTGVPFGEVAAVKEWMGIEAPVKKPVAVHPRKPVEGFACPKSEASGRRLWGWARDRFGDPAAFFARFFVVNYCPLMFLDAEGRNRTPDKLKKGERVPLFTACDAALRAAVLHFRPRWVIGVGVFAEARARAALSGFEASIGRITHPSPANPRANRDWVGTIEAELMIVGIEI
- the recD gene encoding exodeoxyribonuclease V subunit alpha, which translates into the protein MTVKPRPYLEGTGLFSRLDIHFARFIGRIDDGASPEVYLAAALLSRNQRMGHICLDLASAAKEIPASELAAAGITLPQPLSWADKLRQSPTVGSPTELAPLILDDRLRLYLHRYWEYQTLIAKEIRKRVETTLTDLDMPRLSKGMSRLFPSPAGAETDETDWQRVAAFAAVTRRFSVISGGPGTGKTTTVAKILALLLEQAGTVSFRIALAAPTGKAAARLREAVNREKARIDSPLRDAIPESVSTLHRLLGSLPDTPYFRHNADQPLPVDLVVVDEASMIDVALMAKLIQAVPPQARLILLGDRDQLASVEAGAVLGDICDTGNFHHFSESFCRILGEITQEALTCPLDDGNESDAPQLSDGVILLQKSYRFDEDSGIGRLSRRINAGDGDGALEVLASDAYPDVQWRTIPRAEDLPRAVRKTVVSQFGAYLKHLDDPASAFQAFDRFRILGALRQGPFGVVRLNEIVEAILGSEGLIQSSVPWYPGRPVMVIRNDYALRLYNGDVGITMTDSAGRVRVWFPDGKGKFRSFSPLRLPEHETVYAMTVHKSQGSEFNQVLLILPSQDSPVMTRELLYTGVTRAVHCVEIWGLQPILLKAAAHRIQRTSGLRDALWERTAP